Proteins from a genomic interval of Marmoricola sp. OAE513:
- a CDS encoding response regulator transcription factor: MSESEETPIRVMVVDDHPMWRDAVERDLVQAGLEVVAVASNGREAVARFPAVRPDVMVLDLQIPAPNGIEVTAEVARQCPDTKVLVLSASGEQADVLAAVKAGATGYLVKSASREELLAAVRTVAHGDPVFTPGLAGLVLGEFQRISDEPAAETGERLTDRETEVLKMVAKGLSYRQIAERLVISHRTVQNHVQSTLRKLQMHNRVELTRYAIERGLDED, encoded by the coding sequence ATGAGCGAGTCCGAGGAGACGCCGATCCGGGTGATGGTGGTCGACGACCACCCGATGTGGCGCGACGCGGTCGAGCGTGACCTCGTCCAGGCCGGCCTCGAGGTCGTCGCCGTCGCGAGCAACGGCCGCGAGGCGGTCGCTCGGTTCCCCGCGGTCCGTCCGGACGTGATGGTGCTCGACCTCCAAATCCCGGCGCCCAACGGCATCGAGGTCACTGCCGAGGTCGCGCGCCAGTGCCCGGACACGAAGGTGCTCGTCCTGTCGGCCTCCGGCGAGCAGGCCGACGTGCTGGCGGCGGTCAAGGCGGGAGCGACCGGCTACCTGGTGAAGTCCGCGTCGCGCGAGGAGCTGCTCGCCGCCGTACGGACCGTCGCCCACGGCGACCCGGTCTTCACCCCGGGCCTGGCCGGCCTGGTGCTCGGCGAGTTCCAGAGGATCTCCGACGAGCCGGCCGCCGAGACCGGTGAACGGCTGACCGACCGTGAGACCGAGGTGCTCAAGATGGTCGCGAAGGGACTTTCCTACCGGCAGATCGCCGAGCGCCTCGTGATCTCGCACCGCACCGTCCAGAACCACGTGCAGAGCACGCTGCGGAAGCTGCAGATGCACAACCGGGTCGAGCTGACGCGGTACGCGATCGAGCGCGGGCTGGACGAGGACTGA
- a CDS encoding DUF5931 domain-containing protein: protein MSTPQSPAAAAVEDRLFAALAVLRVIVLANAVGLNIYRYETFEGHLDAAVCVAVMIVWSGIATWAYRSPRRRTAPLLVVDLALAVGLLLATYWIKGPEFRTTMPSSWIVAALLAWAIHYRLRGGLVAGVVLAAADLSLRADLRNSDYGNAFLLILSGTIVGYLCASLQQMAVEREVAERAAAAAEERARLARVVHDGVLQVLALVQRRGRELGGAAAELGELAGEQERELRRLIRVQDSTTGTASTVDLTSELAKLEALPGVTVSTPGVPVLLRGAVASELVAAVRACLDNVQRHVGEGAPAWVLLQASPTSVEVSVRDDGPGIPAGRLAAAAEDGRLGVAESIQGRIAALGGTAELSTGSFGTEWEFTVPRTLGSAT from the coding sequence GTGAGCACCCCTCAGTCCCCCGCCGCCGCCGCAGTGGAGGACCGCCTGTTCGCAGCCCTCGCGGTGCTGCGGGTGATCGTGCTCGCCAACGCGGTCGGCCTGAACATCTACCGGTACGAGACGTTCGAGGGGCACCTCGACGCGGCCGTGTGCGTCGCGGTGATGATCGTGTGGAGCGGCATCGCGACCTGGGCCTACCGCTCGCCGCGGCGCCGCACGGCTCCCCTGCTGGTGGTCGACCTGGCGCTCGCGGTCGGGCTCCTCCTGGCCACCTACTGGATCAAGGGGCCTGAGTTCCGCACGACGATGCCGAGCTCGTGGATCGTGGCGGCGCTGCTCGCGTGGGCGATCCACTACCGGCTGCGCGGCGGACTCGTCGCGGGTGTCGTGCTCGCGGCTGCCGACCTCTCGCTGCGCGCGGACCTGCGCAACTCCGACTACGGCAACGCCTTCCTGCTCATCCTCTCCGGCACGATCGTCGGCTACCTGTGTGCGTCGCTCCAGCAGATGGCGGTCGAGCGCGAGGTCGCCGAGCGGGCCGCCGCCGCGGCGGAGGAGCGTGCCCGGCTGGCGCGCGTGGTGCACGACGGGGTGCTGCAGGTGCTCGCCCTGGTCCAGCGTCGCGGGCGCGAGCTCGGGGGTGCCGCCGCGGAGCTCGGCGAGCTCGCCGGCGAGCAGGAGCGCGAGCTGCGACGGTTGATCCGGGTCCAGGACTCGACGACGGGGACCGCCAGCACCGTCGACCTGACCTCCGAGCTCGCCAAGCTCGAGGCTTTGCCGGGGGTGACCGTGTCGACACCCGGCGTTCCGGTCCTGCTCCGGGGGGCCGTCGCGAGCGAGCTCGTCGCGGCGGTGCGCGCCTGCCTCGACAACGTCCAACGGCACGTCGGCGAGGGTGCACCGGCGTGGGTGCTGCTGCAGGCATCCCCGACCAGCGTGGAGGTCTCGGTGCGCGACGACGGACCCGGCATCCCCGCCGGACGGTTGGCAGCAGCGGCCGAGGACGGGCGACTCGGGGTCGCCGAATCGATTCAGGGGCGGATCGCCGCTCTGGGCGGGACAGCAGAGCTGAGCACCGGGTCGTTCGGCACGGAGTGGGAGTTCACCGTCCCGCGGACCTTAGGGTCGGCGACATGA
- a CDS encoding MarR family transcriptional regulator, translated as MASTPSSLSAVQLRAYFALTEVAGLLKHAVEQQLRDVGDLSWVQFQLLARLGLDSATGSERMTDLADGVVYSRSGLTYQAGLLEKAGLVTRAPSADDDRGVTVSITGAGRDRLATVMPGHVEVIRRQLFEPLSAKDTDALADLLVPVRDHMRAAPPRSATPRRRRES; from the coding sequence ATGGCCTCCACCCCGTCCTCCCTGTCCGCCGTCCAGCTCCGTGCGTACTTCGCCCTCACCGAGGTGGCCGGACTCCTGAAGCACGCGGTCGAGCAGCAGCTGCGCGATGTCGGGGACCTCAGCTGGGTCCAGTTCCAGCTGCTGGCCCGGCTCGGCCTCGACTCGGCGACGGGCAGCGAGCGGATGACCGACCTGGCTGACGGTGTCGTCTACAGCCGCAGCGGCCTGACCTACCAGGCGGGTCTGCTCGAGAAGGCCGGCCTGGTCACCCGGGCGCCCTCGGCCGACGACGACCGCGGAGTGACGGTCAGCATCACCGGCGCGGGCCGGGACCGTCTGGCCACCGTGATGCCTGGCCACGTCGAGGTCATCCGTCGTCAGCTCTTCGAACCGCTGTCAGCGAAGGACACCGACGCGCTCGCCGACCTGCTGGTCCCCGTTCGCGATCACATGCGCGCAGCACCACCGCGCTCCGCGACGCCGCGACGCCGCCGGGAGTCCTGA
- a CDS encoding NADP-dependent oxidoreductase, producing MKAIRFHEYGGPDVLGYEDVPVPTPGDGQVLVRVAGTTFNNVEGNIRAGLMQGPMPLTLPHIPGLDVAGTVAALGDGVTALSEGDRVVGFLPFVDDGAAAEYVVADATALALAPRSIPLADAAALPLVGLTALQALFEHARLESGQRILVNGASGPVGGYAVQLAKAAGAHVIATASPGTRALVTKQGADEIIDYTAAEVAASLTEPVDVLLNLAPIDPDGFAALADRVRDGGVVVSTTVWMPAPSDADRGVRGIDLYVRSDHDQLADLVARVDAGELTVDIARRVPLSDLASVHADAAAGALQGKVVVVPAAD from the coding sequence ATGAAAGCCATCCGATTCCACGAGTACGGCGGACCCGACGTCCTGGGCTACGAGGACGTTCCGGTCCCCACGCCGGGCGACGGCCAGGTGCTGGTCCGAGTCGCAGGGACGACGTTCAACAACGTCGAGGGCAACATCCGCGCGGGACTGATGCAGGGCCCGATGCCGCTGACGCTGCCGCACATCCCCGGACTGGACGTCGCCGGGACCGTCGCCGCACTCGGTGACGGTGTCACCGCGCTGAGCGAGGGCGACCGGGTCGTCGGCTTCCTGCCCTTCGTGGACGACGGCGCTGCCGCCGAGTACGTCGTCGCAGACGCCACTGCGTTGGCCCTCGCTCCGAGGAGCATCCCGCTCGCCGACGCCGCGGCCCTGCCGCTGGTCGGTCTGACCGCTCTGCAGGCGCTGTTCGAGCACGCCCGGCTCGAGTCGGGTCAGCGGATCCTGGTCAACGGCGCGAGCGGTCCGGTCGGGGGCTACGCCGTCCAGCTGGCCAAGGCTGCCGGCGCTCACGTCATCGCCACGGCGAGTCCCGGCACTCGCGCCCTGGTGACGAAGCAGGGAGCCGACGAGATCATCGACTACACCGCTGCTGAGGTCGCCGCGTCTCTGACCGAGCCGGTCGACGTGCTGCTGAACCTGGCTCCCATCGACCCCGACGGATTCGCGGCCTTGGCGGACCGGGTCCGCGACGGCGGTGTGGTGGTCAGCACGACGGTGTGGATGCCCGCCCCGAGCGACGCCGATCGCGGAGTGCGCGGGATCGACCTGTACGTGAGGAGTGACCACGACCAGCTCGCGGACCTGGTGGCGCGCGTGGATGCCGGTGAGCTCACCGTCGACATCGCACGGCGGGTCCCGTTGAGCGACCTGGCGAGCGTGCACGCCGACGCAGCAGCGGGCGCCCTCCAGGGAAAGGTGGTCGTGGTCCCGGCGGCTGACTGA
- a CDS encoding class F sortase produces the protein MPTRVVIPTLEVDAPVVPIKAAGRALVPPGDPQQLGWWADGARPGAARGSALVTGHTVHTGGGALDHLDQLSRGDLVLVRTSRGWIEYVVRGVEIFSKGITAQRAQQLFSQTSRGRLVLTTCTDWDGVRYLSNTVVTATPASR, from the coding sequence ATGCCGACGCGCGTGGTCATCCCGACCCTGGAGGTGGATGCACCGGTGGTGCCGATCAAGGCCGCAGGGCGGGCCCTTGTCCCGCCCGGCGACCCGCAGCAGCTCGGATGGTGGGCCGACGGCGCCCGCCCGGGTGCAGCTCGGGGTAGCGCCTTGGTGACCGGCCACACGGTGCACACCGGCGGCGGTGCCCTGGACCACCTCGATCAGCTGAGCCGCGGTGACCTGGTCCTGGTCAGGACTTCGCGCGGCTGGATCGAGTACGTCGTCCGCGGTGTCGAGATCTTCAGCAAGGGCATCACCGCCCAGCGGGCCCAACAGCTGTTCAGCCAGACCAGCCGGGGCCGCCTGGTGCTGACCACCTGCACCGACTGGGACGGGGTGCGCTACCTCAGCAACACGGTGGTCACCGCCACCCCGGCGTCCCGATAG
- a CDS encoding SGNH/GDSL hydrolase family protein, producing the protein MSDSRPTRRFRGSFLHPDAVRLLAFIVSVMVLFLAARQGQSQAVMYAAFGGFLVVATFWVHGLDINWVELRADFRNKWLLLGALALPVVTSVAIGLRLESLRSTLTLGVLISTYVAAGLGIRKLRWIVLQGDGASDARPFDRAVNAVLRVAFRWQVLLATVVLAYGSLWLLGRAPTWVAVLALGLTVAPVPALLGVISERRIMALTRDTAGPRLRWWIGGGAAVVALSVAIGLISLSQTRYLLALVVVVALLTWAITVGSLADIAAALAVLALMGVTPGSQEVKPEVLSVKASTPKSGPEPVIVSLGDSYSSGEGAARYLDETNVAGGNQCRRAATAWPVLVAQSLGAHRLVFRACSGARARNLVGQPQDDEQYAGEGIQVTRALDEVRAADPWLNPSLVVLSIGGNDAGFRQIGSSCLSLGSCNDDEVTQYFFGNLADVESALRATYLAIADEFPASPIAVMPYPDAFATDAGCARAPVESGDIRFVRRFTARLDGLIEKVATETGVYYVGPMRTALADSHLALCDDSGTPGLNFLDLRGVGGAAQNRFNPGNWIHNSLHPNERGHAALATAFTGWLSAQTRDAGSEKEISGLGALLPPAAKRQADGVEDPPANVPVPTKKSTTLCFEQDGGDCGPKADAWALRRLAPGATLPLILLLVCAGGAWALSIGVSAARFRRRYGPAAS; encoded by the coding sequence ATGAGCGACAGCCGTCCGACGCGGAGGTTCCGAGGGTCCTTCCTGCACCCGGACGCCGTCCGGCTGCTGGCCTTCATCGTGTCGGTCATGGTGCTGTTCCTCGCTGCTCGCCAGGGCCAGTCCCAGGCCGTCATGTACGCCGCGTTCGGCGGCTTCCTTGTCGTTGCCACCTTCTGGGTCCACGGCCTCGACATCAACTGGGTCGAGCTCCGAGCCGACTTCCGCAACAAGTGGCTGCTGCTCGGAGCACTGGCTCTGCCGGTCGTGACCTCGGTAGCGATCGGTCTGCGCCTGGAGTCGTTGCGGTCGACGCTGACCCTGGGTGTTTTGATCTCGACGTACGTGGCGGCCGGGCTCGGCATCCGCAAGCTGCGCTGGATCGTCCTGCAGGGCGACGGAGCCTCCGACGCCCGGCCCTTCGACCGCGCCGTCAACGCGGTCCTGCGGGTCGCCTTCCGGTGGCAGGTCCTGCTCGCCACGGTCGTCCTCGCCTACGGGTCGCTCTGGTTGCTCGGCCGGGCACCGACGTGGGTCGCCGTGCTGGCGCTGGGTCTCACCGTCGCACCCGTGCCGGCTCTGCTCGGCGTCATCTCCGAACGCCGCATCATGGCGTTGACCCGGGACACCGCGGGCCCGCGACTCCGCTGGTGGATCGGTGGCGGCGCAGCCGTGGTGGCTCTCAGCGTGGCGATCGGCCTGATCAGCCTCAGTCAGACGCGCTACCTGCTCGCGCTCGTCGTCGTGGTTGCTCTCCTCACCTGGGCCATCACGGTCGGCAGCCTCGCCGACATTGCGGCCGCTCTCGCCGTCCTCGCGCTGATGGGCGTCACGCCCGGGTCGCAGGAGGTCAAGCCCGAGGTGTTGTCGGTCAAGGCATCGACTCCGAAGTCCGGGCCCGAACCCGTGATCGTCTCCTTGGGCGACTCCTACAGCTCGGGCGAGGGCGCAGCGCGCTACCTGGACGAGACCAACGTCGCCGGTGGCAACCAGTGCCGGCGAGCCGCGACCGCCTGGCCGGTCCTGGTGGCCCAGTCGCTCGGAGCACACCGTCTGGTCTTCCGCGCGTGCTCCGGAGCTCGGGCCCGGAACCTCGTCGGCCAGCCCCAGGACGACGAGCAGTACGCCGGAGAGGGCATCCAGGTCACGCGCGCCCTCGACGAGGTACGCGCGGCCGACCCCTGGCTGAACCCGTCCCTGGTCGTCCTGAGCATCGGCGGGAACGACGCCGGGTTCCGGCAGATCGGTTCCTCGTGCCTGTCACTGGGCAGCTGCAACGACGACGAGGTGACCCAGTACTTCTTCGGCAACCTGGCCGACGTGGAGTCGGCGCTGCGCGCGACCTACCTCGCCATCGCCGACGAGTTTCCCGCCTCGCCGATCGCGGTGATGCCCTACCCCGACGCGTTCGCCACCGACGCCGGATGCGCCCGGGCACCCGTGGAGTCGGGTGACATCCGGTTCGTCCGCCGTTTCACCGCTCGGCTGGACGGGCTCATCGAGAAGGTCGCCACCGAGACCGGCGTCTATTACGTCGGACCGATGCGTACCGCCTTGGCCGACTCCCACCTCGCTCTCTGCGACGACTCCGGGACTCCCGGGCTGAACTTCCTCGACCTCCGCGGGGTCGGCGGTGCGGCGCAGAACCGGTTCAACCCCGGCAACTGGATCCACAACAGCCTTCACCCGAACGAGCGCGGTCACGCCGCACTGGCCACCGCCTTCACCGGGTGGCTCTCGGCGCAGACGCGCGACGCCGGCAGCGAGAAGGAGATCTCCGGCCTCGGTGCGCTTCTCCCCCCGGCGGCCAAGCGTCAGGCGGACGGTGTCGAGGACCCGCCCGCGAACGTCCCCGTGCCGACGAAGAAGTCGACGACCCTGTGCTTCGAGCAGGACGGCGGGGACTGCGGACCCAAGGCAGATGCCTGGGCGCTGCGGCGGCTCGCACCGGGCGCGACTCTTCCGTTGATCCTCCTGCTCGTGTGCGCCGGCGGGGCCTGGGCGCTGTCGATCGGCGTGAGCGCGGCGCGGTTCCGGCGGAGGTACGGACCGGCGGCGAGCTAA
- a CDS encoding GPGG-motif small membrane protein, protein MPSLLWILAVLLIVGGVVTLIQGSLLFGILLIVAGLLIGPGGVSVFNGRGTRA, encoded by the coding sequence ATGCCCAGCCTGCTCTGGATCCTTGCCGTTCTGCTCATCGTCGGAGGCGTCGTCACCCTCATCCAGGGTTCGCTGCTCTTCGGCATCCTGCTCATCGTCGCCGGGCTGCTGATCGGTCCTGGTGGAGTCTCCGTCTTCAACGGCCGCGGCACGCGAGCCTGA
- a CDS encoding endonuclease/exonuclease/phosphatase family protein: MRKLGLVAGVGVAWLVTFIVMGGNGLPSIDFSAEPSSTVSPGPQAGPNGPAETATPIGPNSNPTATATSQAGSAALKAEALASVAPLGGATLAARPKPRRMPPPVADFRMASFNVLGSSHTRGKTKRPQKRSGVARMAQGTRYVVDNKISLVGFQELQPDQRRTFLNGTGGRYGLYPGGSSLDGDNSIAWRKDTWDLVKAQGIAIPYFGGHTRDMPLLLLRHKASGITIYIHNVHNPADTKEYGRQGRWRAAATAREASLLRDLKDDGYPVFMTGDMNEKQSWFCSVAGPGDMRAAAGGEGARNGCSVAGGYRIDWVIGSHDVQWTGYTEDKSGAVKSMTDHPIIIADVRINSRDFPKSVTRP, encoded by the coding sequence GTGCGGAAACTGGGGCTCGTCGCGGGCGTGGGGGTTGCCTGGCTGGTGACCTTCATCGTCATGGGCGGAAACGGGCTGCCCTCGATCGACTTCTCCGCGGAACCGTCCTCGACCGTGTCCCCCGGACCCCAGGCCGGACCCAACGGCCCGGCGGAGACCGCGACTCCGATCGGCCCGAACTCGAACCCGACGGCGACCGCCACGAGCCAGGCCGGCAGCGCCGCGCTCAAGGCCGAGGCGCTGGCCAGCGTCGCCCCGCTCGGCGGTGCCACCCTGGCTGCCCGACCGAAACCGCGCCGGATGCCGCCGCCGGTCGCCGACTTCCGGATGGCGAGCTTCAACGTGCTCGGCTCCTCGCACACCCGCGGCAAGACCAAGCGGCCGCAGAAGAGGTCCGGCGTCGCGCGGATGGCGCAAGGCACCCGGTACGTCGTGGACAACAAGATCTCGCTCGTCGGCTTCCAGGAGCTGCAGCCCGACCAGCGGCGGACGTTCCTCAACGGGACCGGCGGCAGGTACGGCCTGTACCCCGGCGGCAGCAGCCTGGACGGCGACAACTCGATCGCGTGGCGCAAGGACACCTGGGACCTGGTGAAGGCCCAGGGCATCGCGATCCCCTACTTCGGCGGCCACACCCGGGACATGCCGCTGCTGCTCCTGCGGCACAAGGCCAGCGGGATCACCATCTACATCCACAACGTGCACAACCCGGCGGACACCAAGGAGTACGGCCGCCAGGGTCGTTGGCGTGCTGCCGCGACCGCCCGTGAGGCGAGCCTGCTGCGCGACCTGAAGGACGACGGCTACCCGGTCTTCATGACCGGCGACATGAACGAGAAGCAGTCCTGGTTCTGCTCGGTCGCCGGCCCCGGGGACATGCGCGCCGCGGCGGGCGGCGAGGGGGCCCGCAACGGCTGCAGCGTCGCCGGCGGCTACCGGATCGACTGGGTGATCGGCTCCCACGACGTGCAGTGGACCGGCTACACCGAGGACAAGAGCGGCGCGGTGAAGTCGATGACCGACCACCCGATCATCATCGCGGACGTGCGGATCAACAGCCGGGACTTCCCCAAGTCGGTCACGCGCCCCTAG
- a CDS encoding cytochrome P450: MTSVPRAAAAWTLAHGIQRAGLKYAARKGQVTAQLAIDPVTMADPFAAYERLRGSTIDRGPVVNATVDHATANQILRSDDFGTGAGKAELPRPLQKLFDLVADPYTLSPVDPPSLLATDPPEHTAHRKLVSGAFTARKVMRLNERVEEVASELLDKIVAEGGSTFDLVDRYAARLPVAVIAELLGIPDDEHDQLLAWGNRAAVTLDPGLTFRQYRSAADALREMHHWFEAHVERLRRKPGEDLLSGLAQMTGDDAMSPLELRAVGLLVLGAGFETTVNLIGNAVVDLSAHPDQRAMALEEPDRWGNVVEEVLRWDSPVQLTMRAVVRDTEVGGEQLRAGEAVLVLLGGANRDPKVFENPARFDVTRANADQHLAFSAGAHFCLGASLARLEATTALRLLYNRFPDLEVAGTPVRRGTRVLRGYEHVPISTRASVAT; the protein is encoded by the coding sequence GTGACCTCGGTCCCGCGCGCCGCCGCTGCCTGGACGCTGGCGCACGGCATCCAGCGTGCGGGCCTCAAGTACGCCGCTCGCAAGGGACAGGTCACCGCACAGCTCGCGATCGACCCCGTCACGATGGCGGACCCGTTCGCGGCGTACGAGCGGTTGCGCGGGAGCACGATCGACCGCGGTCCGGTCGTCAACGCGACCGTGGACCACGCCACGGCGAACCAGATCCTCCGCAGCGACGACTTCGGCACCGGCGCCGGCAAGGCCGAGCTGCCGCGTCCCCTGCAGAAGCTCTTCGACCTGGTGGCCGATCCGTACACGCTGAGCCCGGTCGACCCTCCCTCGCTGCTCGCGACCGACCCTCCCGAGCACACCGCTCACCGCAAGCTCGTCTCCGGTGCCTTCACGGCGCGCAAGGTGATGCGCCTCAACGAGCGCGTCGAGGAGGTCGCCAGCGAGCTGCTCGACAAGATCGTCGCCGAGGGCGGCTCGACCTTCGACCTCGTCGACCGGTACGCCGCACGTCTTCCCGTCGCGGTGATCGCCGAGCTCCTCGGCATCCCTGACGACGAGCACGACCAGTTGCTCGCTTGGGGCAACCGCGCCGCGGTCACGCTCGACCCGGGACTGACGTTCCGGCAGTACCGGTCTGCGGCCGACGCGCTGCGCGAGATGCACCACTGGTTCGAGGCCCACGTCGAACGGCTGCGCCGCAAGCCCGGTGAGGACCTGCTCAGCGGCCTGGCCCAGATGACCGGCGACGACGCGATGTCGCCGCTGGAGCTGCGCGCCGTCGGACTGCTCGTCCTCGGCGCCGGGTTCGAGACGACGGTCAACCTGATCGGCAACGCGGTCGTCGACCTCAGCGCCCACCCCGACCAGCGTGCGATGGCGCTCGAGGAACCCGACCGCTGGGGCAACGTGGTCGAGGAGGTCCTGCGCTGGGACTCCCCGGTACAGCTGACGATGCGTGCCGTCGTCCGGGACACCGAGGTGGGCGGCGAGCAGCTGCGCGCAGGCGAGGCGGTGCTCGTGCTGCTGGGCGGCGCGAACCGTGACCCGAAGGTGTTCGAGAATCCGGCGCGCTTCGACGTGACCCGCGCCAACGCCGATCAGCACCTGGCGTTCTCGGCGGGGGCGCACTTCTGCCTGGGAGCGAGCCTGGCCCGGCTCGAGGCGACGACCGCGCTGCGGCTGCTCTACAACCGCTTCCCCGATCTCGAGGTCGCCGGCACCCCGGTTCGCCGGGGCACTCGGGTGCTGCGCGGGTACGAGCACGTGCCGATCTCGACCAGGGCTTCCGTGGCGACCTGA